The Juglans regia cultivar Chandler chromosome 1, Walnut 2.0, whole genome shotgun sequence nucleotide sequence CACCTTTTTAAGTCTGTTTGCAAGGATTTTTGCAATGATCTTGTAACACACATTTGAAATACTGATTGGTCTAAattgattaatagtattagGCGAACCAGTTTTGGGAATTAAAgcaatgtgtgtgtgtggttgAGTTCTTGCAAAAAGTGACCGTGAGCAAAAAAGTACTTGACAGTACAGTTGAGTTTTGGGAATTAAACCAGTGAAACCATTTGGGCCAGGGGATTTTGAAGAAGGAATTTGCTTTATAGTATCAAGAATTTCCTCATCAGTTGAAATTTTACAAAGATTCTCATTATCAGTCGCAGAGATTTTCTCAGGGAATAATTGCTCTAGGTCCATAGGATAagttggagatgaagaattgtAGATTTGTCTAAAATGATccaaaaaagtagattttatcgCTGTGGAGTCATGAATCCACTTGTTGGAAGAGTCTTTGAGGAAGGAGATGTCATTTCTCCTTCTCCGCATTGTGGAAGTCATgtgaaagaattttgtattaAGGTCCGTGGTTGTCAGCCACGGATCTTCTTTGGCATTCTATCAGGTCTATTAAGATCAAATCCTTTTGGAAGTGGCTTCTCTATGTCCATCTCAACTCTAATTCTCAAATATCTTCTCAAAGCTACACCGAATACTGATGCTCTATCAACTTCCTTTAATTCCCCCAGAACATTTTCTATCCTTTCAGCATTTTGGTTGGTGAGCATTTCCAATGGAAGACCATGAACTTGCACCCAAAATAATGAGGTTTTCGGACTTACCTCCTGGATACTCAGTCCCGGGGGCCAATTTTTCAGAACCATATGGAATCCTTTGAAGTTCCAGGGTCTGTTAGCAAGGACTCTGTCCTTGTCCTGCTGCGAGGGGAATGTGAAGAGGAAAGTATTTATGTCAATATCTTCAATCATGAGGCCCAGCTCCAAACTGCTTTGATCGTAGCTTGGAAGGTATTTTTGTTGAGAGGTTTACAGGATATCAGCTTCCCAATCAAAGTTAGGTTGGAGTAATAATTTGCTATGTTGAGCTCTGGTTCCAAGTGAAGATCTTCCCATGAAAGAGCTTTTGCCTGGATAATCAGCTGATCAATATCTTCTTTGTTTGCAGACATGATAATGGTTGGGGGTTGTGGGGTCGCAGAAAGAGATTTTTGGGTCTGAAGTTGATGGTTGTAGGGTCgcagaaaaggaaaggaaaggtgGTTGGTACTGAGGTGCTAGAAAAGGAAAGGTTGAGGCTGGGTCTGTTGGTTGACTAAAAGCAAGCTTTTGGAAACTAATGTAAGGAACTACACAGAATGGCCTGGTTCACTTTTTGTGATGGAGAGACTCATCTAGAGAGAGGATGGGCGTATGTGGAATGTAGTTGATATCGCCCATGGTGTGTTTTGCAATTAACTTGCTTTTTCTTTTCGGttgattgttatttttatgtttgtttcaCACCCGTAGACAGATATTATGCGGACAAGATTCATAAGTAAGTTGTCTATTCTCAAGGAACAGGAAATAATGATAGAGCAGTTGCAaattgctctgttttgaagtAGGATAGGACACAGGAGGCCTTCGATTGTTAACAGAATCTAAATTTTGGGGTCTTGTCctcttaataagaaaaaaaattgttaactGAATCTAGAAACTAGCATGAAGTGTAACAGCTAGGggaaatgcaataataaaaaaatcctgtCTCCTGAGCTCTTAGCATGTAAAATCAAAGTTGCCTATGCATTTTACACCATTGTCGACATTAATATggttataataatataactatattttgcAGGAATCAAATTCAGATGATAGCACCTTTCGGCTTTACGAGCAGCtaagtttttcatatccatCACTCCTGCAGCCTCTTATACATGAACGAGACACTGTAAGTACTTCCCAGCCTGGAAAAGCACTAGAAACATAAGATGTCCTTGAATTCTGAAACGGAAACATTCTCATGGATCAAAAAGTGTTGGGatattggaataaaaaaagtttgggcacaaacttaaaattttcatttagttCTGTTGAATCAAGAGTGGAAAGATTAGTCTTTGCTAACTCATGTTGTAATATCATAACTAATATATAACCGCGTTGTCACTTTGgatctctttaatttcttttccgAATCAAGAGGCATTCAATAAATTTCTGCTTTGCTTTCCTAATTAAGCTCTATAATCATCTATGTAATAAAGGAATATGTGATGTTTTTCTGTCTCATGCCAGTACCTTGCATGGTCACTAAAGCGGAGCAAAGCTGTGAATAACAGTAAAAGAGTGGTGGGGGTGATTGGAAAGGGGCACATGAATGGAGTGATATATGCATTGGTATCAGACCAAGGAAACTTGAGGTTTCGGGACCTTGCAGGAGGGAAGAGGCCAGATGGTGATGATCATGGCTCCAATCGTTTGGTTGATGGTCTTCTTAAGAGTCTGGCTAGAGACACTGTAATTGGCATTCTGCTGTGGGCATTATATGAACAGATAAAAGGTGGAGCCTAGAGTCGATCGGGTTATCCTCATTTTCAACTATATATTCGATCTACTACTTTGtttattcaaaattcaaatttctataataaatatgcatttttatgttattaattaatagaacaaCTAATCATTAAATGTGTTAGTTTAAACATGAAATGGCATAAATTGTGAGCTGGCTCGGGACAGTTCAGACAGATCAATTATTGATCTTATCTGGGATTTTgttaatttcattttacttttttttttttgtgaaaattaatgaGTTTTTAACCTTTGGAATTATCGAAAGTCAAAGCTGAATAGGAAAGATAAAGCATTAATATAAAGGAAAAGTTAAGAGCATAATAAGAAGAAGACAACGAAGCCTTAATTTAATGAACCCTTTTTGTCCTACACTGGAAATTAAGTTGACTAGAAAATTATAACGGCCAAAATTGTGAGCTGACTTGGGACAGTTCAGAGTCTTTAATTAGATGGAATACTCATCtggaacttttttttcctttttattctttttgtgtaataattaatgaaaaagaaagcaGCATTGTAAAAAGAACCAATGAAGATGCTGCATATTCAACTTATATAATCaacttttgagattttggattctttttaagtaaaaattatatatatataggataattattatttactatttttcaatcattataatttaacgttatttttttatttataaaaatgatagtaaaaggataaaaaatatataatttttcaagacctattatatatatattaatctaagtggcttaattaattaattatgtggtATTAATTCATGTATCATGAGTTGGAAGAATAGCTCGGAGGCACTTGTCCATGCcaattttgaattaatgtggACACAATAAAATTCATTGGGAATTAATTTCTAGATAATAATTAGTATGTCATGATAAGGCACATTTATTatgcatgattttcttttttaacatctGGAGCCTGGAGGTGGGTCAACTTTATATGGAGTAAACTGAAGGAAACGGCCGGGTCCTTTTCTACCCATAGATTTATAGAAGTGTTTTCCAGAAACCAGCCAAAATGACACAACAAATGGCAACATTTTACTTGCACACGTGTGTTGCCACTTCACTTCTTGGTAATTTCCTCATGATTTCATTTGGTACACACTCATAGACTGATCATGTTCGTACTAATGATCatgactagtcattttgaagtTTGTTTAGTAATAAAGAATTAAGATCatgatttgaaaataaacttGGAGTCGTGATCATTGATTTCAATAATGTCATGTCATAACCCTATTTCAATGCACCAGTACTTCAAATAGATAGctgtaaattataaataaatttgaagcaTTAGTCCTTTTAATCATGTATTAGTGTCTAATTAAAttcaactattttttgttttgtttgagatAACGGAATTATATacatttaaatgattaaatgtGTATAATAAGGCGTCATAATATTAAGTATTACAAGATTCACTTGACGTAATCATCTTGTATTTAAGATGCTTGACCGATCGTTATATCGTTATTACCGTTAAATCAAAGACCTGCGCGCTCGGGTcgtttatttagttttatttctatttatgaTTATAAGATCGTTTTTCCGACACGATTAAACCCTAACTGTTGTAACTATATGGTTAATTCAAGGTTGAAcaagtttaaataattttgtagtaATTAGTCTTTAaccttaattaaaatcaaatatttcattgatCAATATTAAGGAAAATAGTCTTCTATATTATCTTACATATTGTATtgtcataaattataaaaaaagcaaGAGgccatgttttaattattaatttgaggTGATTccaaatggaaaataatttataagcaAAACAACTCTAATAAAAGGGAACTAATTATTAACGAAAATACTTGTATCTTTAAGGCTAATTTCCTAGATCGAATTGTCATTTTGGATTTTACTAAACAGGCAGCCTCTGATTggcatgatcatatatatgaaaaaaaaaatgttcattacGGCCTACACATGAATTAAAAAGACAGATCAAATGGTACTACATGCATTTTATaagattgaaaatttaaaattaacttcaaggCTAGCTAAAACAACTGATCCTAAAGCGGATTATGAAAACCAGGGAACTGTCATTTAAACAAAGATTGCGAAATCTTCTTTACAAAGGGTCCATGTAAGAATCTCCAATTTTGGCGAGATAGcattaaatcttttattttattccagATTTTCTGAGTTTAATTAGTGAGGCCAGAAGTGATGCATGTATGTTGTCTTCATAAAATACAGTCTGCATttgtttagaaatgaaaatttttaaaagaaaaattgcttGTAGATTCAGATAAGGCCTCCGGCCGGCCTATCTATCCCTATCTCTCCATATAAAAGCACGCAGTCATTGACAGTTGTTGCATCTTCTTTATGCCAACTTTGATTCAACTAGCACCACCTTACACTATAAGTACTATCTCTCCTTCCAGTTGTGGCATTCCTAGCAGCAAGCATATTGAGATTAATCATCATGGAATGTGAGAAGCTTGGAGCAGTTCAACCTCTGTCCAACACCCAATTAACCCCTCCTCCCATTGTTGATATCCACATCTTGGTTGTTGATGATGACGCTACGTCTCTCGCCATTGTTTCAGCGATGCTTAGAGCACTGAAATATGcaggtatatatattaattgtatatatatatatatatgccttttcGATTCCTTTTGGTTTATTGTTTTTACAGATATTGGATGTCATGAGGATGATCTTGACATGTCTGATGATCTTCAGCCTGTTCGATGATATTCAATATTTAAGGATATATACTCGATCCGTTCCCGGCCAGCTAGCTGTTGTTACCATGAGAGGTGATCGGTGTCGACGATTTAGATCACTGGCCTGTTTGGGGCTACTTACCTTTCAAATTACATACGCCAATTAACGATCAAATTAATTCTTCTTAATTTGTCTGTGAAGTACTTATGgtcttcatttcttaaagatgTTTGTTCCCTTTTATTAGACctctaaacttatttttctaGTATTTTGTTGTAGGTGCAGATATTCATATATCGCACTGTTTGGTAAGCCATAGCATGCAAGTTTTTCAATTCACTCGGCCaagagacttcatcattttcagCCACATGCAAAGCATATAAATTGAAGTGAAAATCCGAGCTTCCATATATAAATACTTGGCCCGCCACCGGATTAATATATCCAACTTCTGATAATTCATCGTTTTCTTTCTCGCAATGCCTACTTTTCCAATCCCGGCCCTTTGCTTCTTCCTTTCACTGGATGTCATGCTTTTATGGTTAATTGGTATTACAATATGGGTATGTTTAAAAGTACTGTAACTGCTTTTTTCAAGTGTCAGTATCGAGACGTTCTCGATCTgaagaagaaacaagaaaacCCTAGCTAGACTTCGTTCCGATCGGTTCCGGCAGGCTTTAGTACTTCACCTTCTCTTCTTTGCATTATCCAGGCGTTGAAGAATTTACATCCATACAAACagaaattttataatcttcCTTCTTCAAATgttataagaataatatataaaacttttttgGTCAATTTTGGGGaattttattacatatatattaattgttgtTTTCCTTTCAGGCCATTGAATAACAAGCTGcttcaattaattatttctaatcTTTACTTGGAAAATTAAGACTTTATATATCTGCAAGAACTTTTCTTGTTTTGCACAATAGTTGTACTTAAATATCTTAAGAGaaattccaatatatataacatatttatgcAATAACATCTTCCCAAAGTACTGATGACGCCGTTCCTACATTTTGATCATCAGTTGTGACTGTTAGAAACCCACTCGATGCTTTGGCTACTCTTCGGATGCAGAAGTTCGACCTTGTTGTTACAGATCTACATATGCCTGTAATGAATGGGTTTGAATTACAAaaggaagttgaagaagaattcCAACTACCAGTGATCAGTGAGTACTGCCATTTTACATTAATAATCTCTtactatttgatttttaaagCATTAATTCTAGCCAAGTTCAGTACTTAGGGTTTTGCTTGTAAACAACAAGCTGCCTACCTTCAGTGAATTACCATGtaattaaacttttatatatttagacaTGTTCAGGAAAACTGATCGTTAAAGTACCGGTACTGCAAATTAGTACTTTTTTGTGAATGTGGTCTGAtatcataactttttttattttttatttgatcatgCAGTGATGTCCGCAGATGATGAAGAAAGTGTGATATTGAAGAGTTTAGAGAATGGGGCTGCTTTCTACATGGTAAAACCAATAACCCCAAATGATCTCAAGAATGTTTGGCAGTACGCTGTTGCAGGTAAAAAAGGCAGATCTGCTGCTATCGAACAAATAAGAGGCATCCGGGGAGATTCATCAGGTGAGAAAGgatctgatcatcatcatgagtaTGTACATTCTGCTTCATCCTGCGTGAATGAAGAAAAGCGTACTACAGGCGACACTAAGCTGGATCCCAAGAGAAAGGCACCGGCCAAAAAGGCCGGCAAGGAAGATCTTGGGGAAGAGACTAAAAAGACAAAGGTGGTATGGACAACTTCACTACACAACCGGTTCTTGCAAGCCATAAGACACATTGGCTTGGAAAGTacgtaatttatatataagccATCCCTTGCTAATTGATTCCatgttttttcttccaataataTTGGTAACaacattgttaattttttaattttgattctttCAGAGGCTGTCCCAAAGAATATTCTCCAGTTCATGAACGTGCCTGGCATAACCAGAGAAAATGTAGCAAGTCATTTACAGGTTTGGTTTTCCTTCAAAGAAATCTGATGGCAATCACTAGGTATAGCAAATAAATGCATGTTTCCCATAGACAAACCTGGGCATaaagatttaattaattagtgtttggatgtttaaatataaagatttcCAAAAGCATTtatgttttattctctttatggTCGTTTTCCTTAGCTAGAGTTCTACTATATAGCAAACATGCATGTCATGTATATATTAAAACAGTACTACTGCTTGTGAGacccaataataatattatagttatatataatataaaaaagttaatacttttttaatcattgtgGGACTCAGAACTAATGATGTGTTGGACGTATAAGAAACAAGAAACAGGTttgcaattattattattatttaatttttacatcttTCCATGATTAATAGGGATAACTGATCTCATGTTACGTTGTGGCCGGGAGACTGCACAACAAGAATGAgaactttattatatattcatgttttaatacgttatatataatctttaataCGAGATGCATGACCACCATcatatataaatgaattaattttgatgaaaaagatAGGATGTTTTTCACACATACTTATTATCTATTACGtactatataattttgaaagGTAATTAATGTTGTCTTTTGCTTCTATTGTGCCacctcaatatttttaattaatttttttttaattattcgaatgattttaaatttttacaaatatattctaatttatcattaattattatttaaatgatcattcaatacACAAAAGGCCCCGCCCTTCAGTTTctacttttcaaaataactgaTCATAAATTTGAATCATCTTAGAGGACCACGCACGTCAtccattcatatattaaatagtaatgctactcatcattttaattttcatcatcatctcattatcttataatgtgatattagatgataattttataaataaaatataataaatagtctctaattatctaatatcatattataagatgatgaatagatttactTTGTATTAAATGACCATAATTTGAAAGGTCGAAAATacttattcttcttttatttataaagttttatcTTCTTTCGCATCTATTAACATTtcgttttctttcatttataaacatatatatatatatatatatatattatttattaaaaatattaattaaagaaaattacatatttaaacaACTTAACACACAATCAAGTTATAAAcagaataagaaatttatatatgttataacaATTTTTTCCGGACGTCGCGCGGGTGCATGACTAGTACGtacgtatattatatatatatatatatatatatatatatatatattatatacatatatatatagtgcagtATCAAGAAATTAGAATAGTAAAGAAAGGAGGTTTTCTACAATATTCAagcaaattttaatttcaaatcatattgtATATGTATGTCTTTGATCACAACTCGAATGAATGGAAAAATCCATATACATACaaatttttgttaatatttttccaATCTTCATCATTCCTTAATTAACGAtgctatatatgtgtgtgtgaatATGGCAGAAGTATCGTATATTCTTGAAAAGAGTTGCGGATAAGGGTGCCGTCGCCTCAAGAGGCTTCTCAATGTCTGCTGATAGATACATGAGATCAAGCTTCGCATCTGGCCAGCTTCCATTTTCGGTGATGCAAAATCTGCACCAACAACAATATCCAAAATTCCCAGAACAGCAGCAAATGCGAGCATCAATGTTCCAACAAGGAGGACTAGGAGGTAATATGCGGGCTCTTAATGCTCCCAGCACTGTTGACCCTTTCCTTTTTTCCAACAGAGCAACCTCAAATGGCAGCTCTGTGCCTCATTACGGATTTGGACATTCATTTAAAGCTCCCAACGTCGGCCCTGTCCGCTTTCCCGACAAGCAAGCTCCAAGTTCCAACTTTAATTTGCCTCAACTAGGGCATGGGCATTGGCCTGCCTTGATCAGCCATCAAGCTAATCTTCGGGAGCAGTCTTTTGGCAACGGAAATCCTCTTTACCAGGCAAATCGCTCAGTATTGGATATAGATCAAACTAAATACAATTTGGGGTCAATGTCTTTGTCAAATGGAGATATGGCACATGGCCTCATGAATGCTGCGAACAGCCTTATGAATGGTGCAAATTCAATTCCCACAtacccacaacaaaatgaacAAAGGCAGGGACTTTTAACCAGCTCCCCAATTAACTGCAACTTTGGGATATCTGAACTATTaatggggactgcaaatagCTCTAATCCACCCCCAAATTCTAGCTTTACTAACGGTACTTCTTATGCTGGCATCAAATTAAGCAATGAAGGGCAGCTAGTTTTTACGGGTCCAAGTGGTGATCATGGCTATGGCTTGTTGGCTGGGAAGAATAACAATATTGCTGTTGCACCTATGGGGAATATTGGGACTTCTGGTTATATGACTCAAGGAGGGGGGTCTTCTTCTGCGCCAGGGTTGGAGAATCCAAATCAATTGCCACCAGTGTTATTTGACGAAAGCACTGCCAATCAACATGAAAATGCTTTGTTGATGGCGCCTCAGGCGCAGCAACAATATGGTCTCTCGAATCGAGGAGAATTTACTAATCATTATGGCTCTGATATTCTGCTCAATAACATTTCAACCCTCAGTGGAATTTCGGATCCGGG carries:
- the LOC108998612 gene encoding two-component response regulator ORR21-like isoform X3, whose protein sequence is MRVVTVRNPLDALATLRMQKFDLVVTDLHMPVMNGFELQKEVEEEFQLPVIMMSADDEESVILKSLENGAAFYMVKPITPNDLKNVWQYAVAGKKGRSAAIEQIRGIRGDSSGEKGSDHHHEYVHSASSCVNEEKRTTGDTKLDPKRKAPAKKAGKEDLGEETKKTKVVWTTSLHNRFLQAIRHIGLEKAVPKNILQFMNVPGITRENVASHLQKYRIFLKRVADKGAVASRGFSMSADRYMRSSFASGQLPFSVMQNLHQQQYPKFPEQQQMRASMFQQGGLGGNMRALNAPSTVDPFLFSNRATSNGSSVPHYGFGHSFKAPNVGPVRFPDKQAPSSNFNLPQLGHGHWPALISHQANLREQSFGNGNPLYQANRSVLDIDQTKYNLGSMSLSNGDMAHGLMNAANSLMNGANSIPTYPQQNEQRQGLLTSSPINCNFGISELLMGTANSSNPPPNSSFTNGTSYAGIKLSNEGQLVFTGPSGDHGYGLLAGKNNNIAVAPMGNIGTSGYMTQGGGSSSAPGLENPNQLPPVLFDESTANQHENALLMAPQAQQQYGLSNRGEFTNHYGSDILLNNISTLSGISDPGQQLGEDDLSDLFLQQNINQLPYQCESQVNYDISGSSSCVENMNEDIEENPLLSEVPSLGQNRANEQLPNAVFESNVYHDPEKNVQLDQHSNQQENDRELEKDDDLINCINDQEWPEEEFMDFLFGLGP
- the LOC108998612 gene encoding two-component response regulator ORR21-like isoform X1, which produces MECEKLGAVQPLSNTQLTPPPIVDIHILVVDDDATSLAIVSAMLRALKYAVVTVRNPLDALATLRMQKFDLVVTDLHMPVMNGFELQKEVEEEFQLPVIMMSADDEESVILKSLENGAAFYMVKPITPNDLKNVWQYAVAGKKGRSAAIEQIRGIRGDSSGEKGSDHHHEYVHSASSCVNEEKRTTGDTKLDPKRKAPAKKAGKEDLGEETKKTKVVWTTSLHNRFLQAIRHIGLEKAVPKNILQFMNVPGITRENVASHLQKYRIFLKRVADKGAVASRGFSMSADRYMRSSFASGQLPFSVMQNLHQQQYPKFPEQQQMRASMFQQGGLGGNMRALNAPSTVDPFLFSNRATSNGSSVPHYGFGHSFKAPNVGPVRFPDKQAPSSNFNLPQLGHGHWPALISHQANLREQSFGNGNPLYQANRSVLDIDQTKYNLGSMSLSNGDMAHGLMNAANSLMNGANSIPTYPQQNEQRQGLLTSSPINCNFGISELLMGTANSSNPPPNSSFTNGTSYAGIKLSNEGQLVFTGPSGDHGYGLLAGKNNNIAVAPMGNIGTSGYMTQGGGSSSAPGLENPNQLPPVLFDESTANQHENALLMAPQAQQQYGLSNRGEFTNHYGSDILLNNISTLSGISDPGQQLGEDDLSDLFLQQNINQLPYQCESQVNYDISGSSSCVENMNEDIEENPLLSEVPSLGQNRANEQLPNAVFESNVYHDPEKNVQLDQHSNQQENDRELEKDDDLINCINDQEWPEEEFMDFLFGLGP
- the LOC108998612 gene encoding two-component response regulator ORR21-like isoform X2, whose amino-acid sequence is MECEKLGAVQPLSNTQLTPPPIVDIHILVVDDDATSLAIVSAMLRALKYAVVTVRNPLDALATLRMQKFDLVVTDLHMPVMNGFELQKEVEEEFQLPVIMMSADDEESVILKSLENGAAFYMVKPITPNDLKNVWQYAVAGKKGRSAAIEQIRGIRGDSSGDTKLDPKRKAPAKKAGKEDLGEETKKTKVVWTTSLHNRFLQAIRHIGLEKAVPKNILQFMNVPGITRENVASHLQKYRIFLKRVADKGAVASRGFSMSADRYMRSSFASGQLPFSVMQNLHQQQYPKFPEQQQMRASMFQQGGLGGNMRALNAPSTVDPFLFSNRATSNGSSVPHYGFGHSFKAPNVGPVRFPDKQAPSSNFNLPQLGHGHWPALISHQANLREQSFGNGNPLYQANRSVLDIDQTKYNLGSMSLSNGDMAHGLMNAANSLMNGANSIPTYPQQNEQRQGLLTSSPINCNFGISELLMGTANSSNPPPNSSFTNGTSYAGIKLSNEGQLVFTGPSGDHGYGLLAGKNNNIAVAPMGNIGTSGYMTQGGGSSSAPGLENPNQLPPVLFDESTANQHENALLMAPQAQQQYGLSNRGEFTNHYGSDILLNNISTLSGISDPGQQLGEDDLSDLFLQQNINQLPYQCESQVNYDISGSSSCVENMNEDIEENPLLSEVPSLGQNRANEQLPNAVFESNVYHDPEKNVQLDQHSNQQENDRELEKDDDLINCINDQEWPEEEFMDFLFGLGP